A segment of the Agromyces sp. H17E-10 genome:
CCTTGGGCTCGTTGTAGAGCTGGGCCGAGCCGATGATCGAGAAGACGGCGGTGAGCACGATCGCCGGGCGCACCATGGGGATCTTGATGTTCCACGCGATGCGCCACGGGCCGGCGCCGTCGAGGCGCGCCGCCTCGATGGTCTCGGCCGGGATCGTCTGCAGCGACGAGTAGATGATCAGCATGTTGTAGCCCGTCCAGCCCCAGGTCACGATGTTCGCGACGGCCCACAGCACGATCTCGGGTGCGAAGAAGGGGATGCCGGTACCCACGACCCGCTCGAGCAGCGTGTTGATCGGGCTCGTCACGGGCGAGTAGAGGAACGACCACATGACCGCGGCGATGACGCCGGGCACGGCGTAGGGCAGGAACGCGGAGAGGCGGAAGAAGCCCTTGCCCCGTGCCGACCGCGAGTCGAGCAGCAGGGCGAGGCCGAGCGCGAGGCCGAGCATCACGGGCACCTGCACGAGGCCGAAGAGGCCCACGCGGCCGAGCGAGGCCATGAAGTCGGCGTCGCCGAAGAGGCGCACGTAGTTCGCGAGCGGCGTGAACTCGAGGGTGGGCGCCTCGAGGCCGAGCCCCGAGCGCTGCAGGGTGAACAGGCTCTGCACGAACGCGAAGACGATCGGCACGAGGTACATCGCGACGAAGAGCACGCCGAACGGCAGCAGGAAGAGCAGCGGGATGCGCCAGCGGCCGCCGCCGCGGCGCGAGGCGCGGCCGCCGGGGGCCGGAGCGTCGGGCCCGGGGCGGCCGACGCCGCCCGAGCGCCCGGGGCGCGCGGTGTCGGCGGCGGTGACCGCGCGAGTCGATGAGGTGAGCATGTCGTCCTGCGTGGGTGTGGTGCGTGGGTGGGGTGCTGTGCGGATCGCGGCGCCTGCGGCTGCGGCTGCGCCGCGAGCGTCTCGGGGTGCGGACCGGGGCGGGATCCTCGCCCGCCCCGGTCCGGGTCTCGCGGGGCTGCTCCGAGCTACTCCGAGACGGAGAGGCCCTGGGCCTCGAGGGCGTCGACGGTCTGCTGCTGGGTGCTCTTCAGCGCGTCGGCGAAGGTGCCCTGCTTCGACCAGGCCTTGCCCAGGCCGTCGTCGAGGAAGCCAACGGTCTCGGGCATGTTCGGGCCCCAGGTCCAGCCGGTGGTGACGTTCGGCGAGGCCTCGGCGAACACGTCGAAGATGACCTGGTCGCCGAAGTACGGGTCGGGCTCGGTGAGCGCCGGCAGGTCGAGCAGGTCGGTCGCCGCCGGGTAGAGCGCGGCGGCCTCGATGAGGCCCGTGTAGATGTCGGGGTCGGTGCTCATGGCGTGCGCGAACGTCCATGCCGCCTCGGGGTTGTCGCAGCCCTTCAGCACGGCCGTGGCCGAGCCGCCGACGTTGCCGACCTTGTTCTCGCCGGCCTCCCACTGCGGCATCGGGGCGACGGCCCACTTGCCGGCGCCGTCGGGGGCGCTTCCCTTCAGGATGCCCGCGATCCACACCGCGCCGACGTGCGTCGCGATCGAGCCGTCACCGAGGCCGGTGTACCAGGACTGGTCCCACATGGGGGCCTGGCTGATGAGGCCGGCGTCGGTGAGACCCTGCCAGTAGTCGGCGACCTTCTGGCCCTCGGGCGAGTCGATCGAGACGTCCCAGCTGTCGCCGTCGACCGAGAACCACGGGGCCTCGGCCTGCCAGTCGAAGCCGGCGTAGTCGTAGTTGAGGTAGCTCGCCGAGAGCGACTTGCCGGCGGCCTTGAGCTTCTCGCCGGCGGCCTGGTACTCGGCCCAGGTCGTCGGCACGGCGATGCCGAGCTGGTCGAACACCTCCTTGTTGTAGAAGAGCGCCATCGGGCCCTGGTCGACGGGTGCGCCGTAGACGGCGTCGCCGATCGAGACGGCCGACCACGTGGCCGGGGTGAACTCGTCCTCGTTCGCGTTCGCGAACTCGGAGACGTCTTCGAGGGCGCCCTGGGCCGCGAAGCTCGTGAGGGTCTCGTAGCCGACCTGCGCGAGGCACGGGGCGTTGCCCGCCGTCACGGCGTTGAGCATCTTGTCGTAGCCGCCCTTGGCGCCGGGCGCGACCTCTTCGTACTTCACGACCACGTCGCCCTGCGACGCGTTGAACGCGTCGACGGCGTCGGCGTAGCCCGGGGCCCAGCCCCAGAACGTGACCTCGGCCGGGCCGGATGCCTCGGGCTGCGCGGCCCCGGCACAGCCGGCGAGCGCCAGGCCGATGCCGATCGCGCCGGTGATGCCCACCGTGCGCATGACTGTCTTCTTCACTGCTGCCTCTCCTTTGAATGAGCTCGGAATGCGTCGTGCAACGAACCGGGCCCGCGCGGTCTCGGGTGCGGGTTCCGCGGGGCGTGCTCCCGATGGTGCCACAAGTTGTTATCGATAACAAGCACGGAATCCTGACGAATGGATGCCGCATCCGGCCGCCTCGCAGGGTTAGCATGTTTTCGCTAGCATGACGATGGTGCATGCTGCAGGGGCAATGGCGAAGGGGCATGAGATGAGCACGACCCGGCGACTCGACGCGAACGGACGCACGCGCACGCCGAGCATGGCCGACGTCGCCGCCCACGCCGGGGTCTCGGCCCAGACGGTGTCGCGCGTGCTGAGCGGGCACCCCAACGTGCAGCCCGCCACGCGCGACCGCGTGCTCACCTCGGTCGAGCAGCTCGGCTACCGCATGAACAACGCCGCGCGCTCGCTCTCGTCGGGCCGCACGCGCACGATCGGCGTCGTCGTGCTGCCGACCGTCGACTACTCGGGCTCGGCCGTCACGCACGGCGTCGAGTCGGCCGCCCGCCGGGCCGGCTACGCCGTCAACATCTCGACCGCGAGCTCCCCCGACCCCGCCGCGATCGCCGCCGCGATGACCAGGCTCGACCGGCAGTCGGTCGAGGGCATCGTGCTCGTCGTGCCCGTGCCGACCGGCACCGACGAGGTCGAGACGATCGCCCGTCGCATCCCGACCGTCACCATCGACGGCTCGCGCACGATGTCGAGCGAGGTCGTCGCGATCGACCAGTTCGAGGTCGGCCGGCTCGCGACCGAGCACCTGCTCGGGCTCGGCCACCCGACCGTGTGGCACGTCGCCGGCCCCGACGAATGGCTCGACTCCACCGGTCGCGCGGCGGGCTGGCGTGCCGCGCTCGAGGCCGCCGGGCGCGAGGTGCCGCCGCTCCTGCACGGCGACTGGTCGCCCGAGTCGGGCTACCAGGCGGGGCTCCTGCTCGGCCGCATCCCCGAAGCCACAGCCGTGTTCGTCGCGAGCGACGAGATGGCGTTCGGCGTGATCCGCGCGCTGCACGAGCTCGGCCGCCGCGTGCCCGAGGACCTCTCGGTCGTCGGCGTCGACGACATCGCCCTCGCCGCGTACTGCAGCCCCGCGCTCACGACCGTCGCCCAGCCGTTCGGCGACATCGCCGCCCTCGCGGTCGAGCACCTGCTGCGGCGCATCGACGACCCGAGCGCGCCGCCCGCGTCGACCGAGGTCGCCGCCGAGCTCGTGATCCGGTCGAGCACGGCGGCCTACGCGGGCTGAGCGGTGGAACCGGTGGAGCGGGTGGAGCCGGTGGAGCATCGCGCGCGGCTTCAGCCCCGAGGCATCCATTCGCGCCGCAGGATCGCGTAGAGCTCGCTGTCCTGCCAGCCGTCGTCCTCGAGGATCTCCTCGAGCATCGTGCCCTCGAGGCGCATCCCGAGCCGTCGGCAGAGCGCCGCCGATGCCGTGTTGCGCACGTCGAGGTGGGCGAACACCCGGTGCGCGCCGATCACCTCGAACGCGAAGCGCAGCACCTCGGCGGCCGCCTCGTGCGCGAGCCCGCGCCCCTGGAACGCCGGGTGCAGCACCCAGCCGATCTCGACCTGCGCGCTGTCGATGCTGCCCACGCGCAGCATGACGTCGCCCACGACGCGATCACGACGGGCGGATGCCTCGGGGCCGGCGCCGTCCGCACCGCTCGACGCGCGCCCGCCGCGCTTGCCGGGGCCGCCCATCGCGACCGACGGCTCGCCGTGCAGCACCATCGCGAAGTGCGTCGCGTCGCCGTCGGCGGCGAGCACGCGCATGCCGGCCCGCTTGAGCGTGTGCACGTGCGCGTCCTCGCGGCTGCGCGCCGGCCACGGGATGTAGCGCAGCACCTCGGGCAGGCGCTGGTACTCCCAGACGTCGTCGCTGTCGTCGGGCGCGATCGGGCGCAGCGTCATGCGCGCGGTCTCGAGCGGGGCATCCTCGATCGACGCGATGTCGAACGGGAACGCGGCGCCCGAAGCACGCGGTGCAGTCCCCGACCCGACCGGGCCGCCCGGCCCGGCGGCGCCGGCCGCGCCCACGCCCCTACGCCCCGACGAGCCGCGCCGCGAGGAAGCCCTCGAGCTCGGCGAGCGGCACGCGCTGCTGCTCCATGGTGTCGCGGTCGCGCACCGTCACGGCGTCGTCGTCGAGCGAGTCGAAGTCGACCGTGATGCAGAACGGGGTGCCGATCTCGTCCTGGCGGCGGTAGCGGCGGCCGATCGCACCGGCGTCGTCGAAGTCGACGTTCCAGTGCTGGCGCAGCGATGCGGCGACCTCGCGCGCGAGCGGCGAGAGCTTCTCGTTGCGGCTGAGCGGCAGCACGGCGGCCTTGACCGGCGCGAGGCGCGGGTCGAGCTTCAGCACGGTGCGGGTGTCGGTGCCGCCCTTCGCGTTCGGCACCTCCTCGACGTGGTACGCGTCGACGAGGAACGCCATGAGCGAGCGGGTGAGACCAGCCGCGGGCTCGATCACGTAGGGGATCCAGCGCTCGTTCTTCGACTGGTCGAAGTAGCTGAGCTCCTTGCCCGAGTGCTCGGAGTGGGTCGAGAGGTCGAAGTCGGTGCGGTTCGCGACGCCCTCGAGCTCACCCCACTCGCCGCCGGTGAAGCCGAAGCGGTACTCGATGTCGACGGTGCGCTTCGAGTAGTGGCTGAGCTTCTCCTGCGGGTGCTCGAAGAGGCGCAGGTTCTCGGGGTCGACGCCGAGGTCGACGTACCAGTTCCAGCGGTAGTCGAGCCAGAACTGGAACCACTCGTCGTCGGTGCCGGGCTCGACGAAGAACTCGAGCTCCATCTGCTCGAACTCGCGCGTGCGGAAGATGAAGTTGCCGGGCGTGATCTCGTTGCGGAACGACTTGCCGATCTGGCCGATGCCGAACGGCGGCTTCATGCGGGCCGCCTGCAGCACGTTGGCGAAGTTCGTGAAGATGCCCTGCGCCGTCTCGGGGCGGAGGTAGTGCAGGCCGCTCTCGTCCTGCACCGGGCCGAGGTAGGTCTGCAGCATCATGTTGAAGTCGCGGGGCGGGGTCCACTCGCCGCGGGTGCCGCAGTTCGGGCAGGCGATGTCGCCCATGCCGTTCTCGGGGGCGCGGCCCTTCTTCTCCTCGTAGGCCTCGAGCAGGTGGTCCTCGCGGAAGCGCTTGTGGCAGTGCAGGCACTCGACGAGCGGGTCGGTGAAGACGCCCACGTGGCCCGAGGCGACCCACACCTGCTTCGGCAGGATCACGCTCGAGTCGAGGCCGACCACGTCGTCGCGGCGGGTGACCATGTACCGCCACCACTGCCGCTTGATGTTCTCCTTCAGCTCGACGCCGAGGGGGCCGTAGTCCCACGCCGACCGTGATCCGCCGTAGATCTCGCCGGCCTGGAAGACGAACCCCCGGTGCTGGGCGAGGGCGATGACGGACTCGAGACGGCTGGGCGCGGCCACGGTGGCTCCAATGGTCGAAGGGTGGAGATTCGCGGGCGGACAGCCCGGCGGTGCCACCATCCTACGGGCGCGGGCGCTCTAGGCTGGAACGGATGCCCCAGCTGCCCGACCTCCTCGTCTCGGCGATCGCGCTCGTGCGCGACCGCCGCGTGCTCATGGTCACGGCGCGCGGCCGCGAGGTCTACTACATGCCCGGCGGCAAGATCGACGCGGGCGAGACCGCCGCCGAGGCAGCTGCCCGCGAGGCGTTCGAAGAGGTCGCCCTCGAGCTCGACCCCGCCTCGCTCGACGAACTGTTCGAGGTCGTCACCCAGGCCCACGGCGAACCCGACGGCCGGCTCGTGCGCATGCGCGTCTTCAAGACCGAGACGGATGCCGCGCCGGCACCGTCCGCAGAGGTCGGGAGCCTGCACTGGGTGACCACGGCCGACCTCGACCGCTGCCCGCCCGCGGGCCGCGAGGTGCTCACCCGCCTCGCCGCGACCGGCCTCATCGACTGACCGACCCCGTGGGTTGAGGAGCCCGACGGAGGAGGGCGTCTCGAAACCCTGATGCGAGCAACTCGCCCCTAGACTTCGGGCATGGCGACGACTCGCGACTTCCGCAGCGGTGGCCGCGTGACGCGCATCACCCGCAGCGGTCGCGACGACGGCCCCGGTTACGTGCTCGTGCACGGCATCGGCATGGCGCACGAGTACTGGTCCGGCGTCGCGACGGAGCTCGGGCGCAGCGGCACCGTCTACGCCCTCGACCTGCCGGGGTTCGGCGATGCGCCGCAACCCGACGAACCGCTCACGATGCGCGGCGCGGGCGACCTGCTCGCCGACCTCGTGCGCGCGGAGGGCATCGCCGAACCGGTGCTCGTGGGCCATAGTGCCGGAGCCCAGGCCGTGGCGGAGGCGGCGGCGTGGCATCCCGAACTCTTCGACCGCATCGTGCTCATCGGGCCGACGGTGAACCCGCGCGAGCGCACCGCGCGCAAGCAGGCACTGCGGCTGCTGCAGGACCTCTCGCTCACCCGGCCCAAGGTGCTCGGCCTCGGCATCGTCTCGTACGCGAAGGCCGGTATCGGCTGGTACCTCGAGAGCCTTCCGCCCGTCATGGAGCACCGGATGGAGCTGACGCTGCCGAGGGTGGCTGCGCGCACCCTCGTCATCCGCGGCCAGCACGACCGGCTCGTGCCCCGCGACTGGGCCGAGCGCGTCGCGCGGCTCGTGCCCGACGGCCGCTACGCGGAGGTGCCGGGGCGCGGGCACGAGACGATGATCACCGCGGGAGCGCGCGTCGCCGACCTCATCGCGCGTCACGCGAGGGGCGAGGAGGCCGGGCGCGTCCTGCCCCCCGACGACGGTGCCGTGGTCGTCCCTGCGCGCCCCCTGCCCCCACTGCCCAAGATGCTCCGCTGGTGGGCGCTCGACTACGTCTACGCCGGCTGGCGCCAGCTCGCGGTGCTCGGCGCGTGGAAGGTTCCCGCGGCGTGGTCGCGCGGCGACGCCGCCCGGCCGACGATCGTGCTGCTGCCGGGCGTGTACGAGCACTGGTCCTTCCTGCGGCTGCTCGGCGACGAGCTCAACGCGCGCGGACACCGCATCCGGGTCGTGCACGGCCTCGGCGCGAACCTGCTCGACATCCCAGAGACCGCCGCCCGCGTGGCGCGCGCACTCGCACGGGTGTCCGTTCCCGAAGCCGGCCAGGTGCTCGTCGCCCACTCGAAGGGCGGGCTCGTTGCGAAGCGCATGCTCCTCCGCGACGACGCCGACGAGCTCGGGCTGCTCGGCATGGTCGCGATCGCCACGCCGTTCGGCGGGTCGATCTTCTCGCGCTTCATGCTCGACCGGGCACTGCGCGAGTTCGACCCCGACGGACCGATCATCGTCGAACTCGCCGACGGGGTCTCGGTGAACTCGCACATCGTTTCGGTGTTCGGCCCGTTCGACCCGCACGTGCCCGAGGGCAGCGCGCTCGACGGCGCGACGAACGTGCAGGTGCCGGTCGCCGGCCACTTCCGCGTGCTCGGCGCACGCGAGACGGTCGACGCCGTGCTCACCGGCATCGGGCAGCTCGCCGACGGCGGGGCGACCGTCGACTCGGCTCAGAGCTCGTCGAACGGCGCCGCGTAGCGGAACGCGCCCGCCGGCCCGGCGCCGTCGCCCAAGCGGACCGCCTGGAAGTACGCACCCCAGGCCGGCTCGGGCGCATCGATGCCGAGGTCGGTGCCCGGCACGAAGCCGAACCGGCCGTAGTAGGCGGGGGCGCCGAGCAGCGCGACGACCCGCTCACCGTGCTCGGCGGCGAGGCGCAGCGTCTCGCGCACGAGCGCCGACCCGATGCCGCGGCCCTGCACCGCCGGGTCGACCCCGATCGGGCCGAGCCCCAGTGCCGGCTCGTCGCCGACCCACCCTCGTGTCGTGATGCAGTACCCGGCCACGGCGCCGTCGACCTCCGCGACGAGCGCGAGCTGCGGCAGGAACTCGACCGAGTCGAGCAGCGCCGTGTTGAGCACGACCTCGATCGGCGGCGACGCGGCGGGCGAGCCGTCGGGCTGCGGTCCCGAGAACGCCTCGGCGAGCAGCGCGTCGACCGCCGCGCGGTCGTCGACCGCGAACTCCCGGATCAGCACTGCGCCCATCAGTGCACGAACTCGAGCAGGTCCATGCCGACCTGGCGCATGCCGTCGAGCACCGCGAGGCGCGACGAGAGCATGGTGTCGGCGTAGTACATCGAGACCGCGTAGGCGACGCTCGCGCGCGGGCCGCGCAGCACGCCGACCTCGCTGCGCACGCCGCCGTCGGTGCCGGTCTTGTTCATGAGCAGGATGCCGTGGTCGGGCGTGCGGTGCGAGAGCGGGTCGAGCCCGAACGCGGAGGCGACCATCGACAGGTCGGCGTTGAGCGACAGCCAGCCGACGACCCGCTGCGACACCTCGGGCGACACGATCTCGCCGCGGGCGAGCGACGCGAAGAGCCACGTGAGCTCCTTCGCCGAGCCGATCGAGAGCTGGGGCGCGTCATCGGGTCCACGATGGTCGCGCACGAGGTCGAGCAGCGCGGTGCGCGTGAGGCCGAGCGTCTCGGTGCGCGAGCGCACGGCCTCGAGCCCGATGTGGCGGATGAGCACGTTGGTGGCGAGGTTGTCGCTCGTCGCGCCGACGAGTGCGGCGAGGTCGGCGATGGGCAGCGACGGCGACTGCAGGTGCTGCCAGATGCCCGAGTCGCCGGCGGCGTCGCGCGGCGCGCGGTCGAGCACCGTGAACGTCTCGGCGCTCGCCCCGACGAGCCGCGAGGCGACCTCGACGAGCAGCAGCACCTTGCCGATCGAGGCCGTCGGCATCACGACGTGGTCGTCGACGGAGAACAGCACCTTGCCGGTCGCGAGGTCGGTCGCACGCGCCGACACCTGCACCCCGGCGAGCGCGAGCTCGCCGAGCGCGGCGAACCCGCGGGCGAAGTTCTCGTTCGGCTCCTCGGTGCGGTGCTTGCCCTTGCGCAGGTCGGCATGACGCGCACGTCGCTCGGATCCCTGCGACGACGTCACCACGGTGCTTGCACGCTCTTTCTCTGGCGCTCGGCGTTCCCCCACCGCAGGCCGCGGCGCGCTCGAGGTGTTCGGATGTTCGGGTCTCGGATCGGCGACTACCAGATGGTCACCCGCTCGGCAGGGTCGAGCCAGAGGGTGTCGTCTTCAGTCACTCCGAAGCCAGTGTAGAACTCATCGATGTTGCGGACGATCTGGTTGCACCGGAACTCGTTCGGCGAGTGCGGGTCGATCGCGAGCAGGCGCGTGACCTCCTCGTCGCGGGCCTTCTGCTGCCAGGCCTGCGCCCACGAGAGGAAGAAGCGCTGCACCGCCGTGTAGCCGTCGATCTCGGGGGCGCCGTCGACGTCGCCGCCCTGCGAGAGCACGTACGCCTTCCACGCGATCGAGAGTCCGCCGAGGTCGCCGATGTTCTCGCCGATCGTGAGCGCCCCGTTCACGTGCGGCGCGCCGGTCGCTGCGGCTTCGCCCTCCCCCTCGCCTTCGGCTTCGCCCGCTGCGGATGCCTCGGCCGAGGCATCCCCGTCGGCCAGCTGCGCCGGCACGAGCGCGTCGTACTGCTCGATGAGCGCCTTGGTGCGCTCCTCGAAGCCGGCGCGGTCGTCGGCCGTCCACCAGTCGGTGAGGCGGCCGTCGCCATCGAACTTCGAGCCCTGGTCGTCGAAGCCGTGCCCGATCTCGTGCCCGATGACGGCGCCGATCGCGCCGTAGTTCGCGGCCGCGTCGCGCCCCGCGTCGAAGAAGGGGAACTGCAGGATCGCCGCCGGGAACACGATCTCGTTGAACCCCGGGTTGTAGTACGCGTTGATCGTCTGCGGCGTCATGAACCACTCGTCGCGGTCGATCGGCTTGCCGATCTTGCCGAGCTCGCGGTTGAACTCGAACTCGGCCGTCGCCCGCACGTTGCCGACGAGGTCGGCGGCGTCGATCTCGAGCGACGAGTAGTCGCGCCACTTGACCGGGTACCCGATCTTCGGGGTGAACTTCGAGAGCTTGTCGAGCGCCTTCTGCTTGGTCGCCTCGCCCATCCAGTCGAGCCCCTCGATCGACTCGCGATACGCGAGCACGAGGTTCGCGACGAGCTCGTCCATCGCCTCCTTCGCCGCGGGCGGGAAGTGCCGCTCGACGTAGATGCGGCCGACGGCCTCGCCCATGGCGCCCTCGACGAGCGAGACGCCCCGCTTCCACCGCTCGCGCATCTGCGGGGTGCCCGTGAGGGTGCGGCCGTAGAAGTCGAAGTTCGCCTCGACGAGGTCGCTCGACAGGTAGGCCGCCGACGAACGCACGACCTGCCACGCGAGCCAGTCGCGCCACGCCGGCAGGCGGTCGTCGGTGAGCAGCGCGCCGAGCCCCTGCACGAACGACGGCTGGCGAACGACGAGCTCGTCGAACGCGCCGGCCGGCACGCCCATCGCGTCGCGCCACACCGAGAGCCCCGATGAGGCCGGCTCGGCGCCCGGGAACGCCAGCGCCGAGGCATCCGCCCAGCTCTTCAGGTTGTAGGTCTTCTCGGTGTCGCGCGAGTCGACGTTGTTCCAGTGCGACTTCGCGATCTCGGTCTCGAGCTCGAAGACCCGCGCCGCGCGCTCGGCCGCGTCGTCGAGCTGCGCGAGCCGCAGCATGCGTTCGAGGTGCGCCCGGTACGCCTCGCGGATGGGCTGGAACCGCTCCTCGCGGAAGTAGCTCTCGTCGGGCAGCCCGATGCCGCCCTGCTCGACGAACACGAGGTAGCGCTCGGGGTCGCCCGGATCGTTGTCGACGTAGAGCTGCGCGAAGCCCGAGACGCCCTGCCGTTCGAGCCGGCCGAGGGTCTCGACGAAGCTGCCGATCGAGTTCACGAGCGAGACCTCGAGCAGCTGGCCCGCGATCGGCGTGACGCCGAGCAGCTCGGCCCGCTCCTCGTTCAGGAAGCTCGCGTAGAGGTCGCCGACCTTGCGCGCCTCGGTGCCGGGCTCGGCCTGCTGCGACTCGACGATGATGTCGCGCACCGCCTCCTCGGCCGCTTCGTGCAGCACGTAGAACGAGCCGTAGCGGGCCTTGTCGGCGGGGATGTCGGTGCGTTCGATCCACTTGCCGTTGACGTGCCGGAACAGGTCGTCCTGCGGGCGCACGCCCTCGTCGAGTTCGTCAAGCGTGATTCCTGAGGGCAGCGCGACGTCGGTCATGCGCACCAGCCTAAGCGCGGGCACCGCCGCGGAGGCTGAACGTCGGCAGGAAGAACCGCGGATGGCACACTAGCCCCATGGCCTCGGACTGGTCGGCGCCGCCGCTCGCACGATCGCTCGGTGCAGCGCTCACGCTCATGATGGTGCTCGGCGTGCTGTTCGCCGCCCTCGAGCTCGCACTGCTCCTGCCGATCCCGCCCGAGCTGTGGGTGATCGCCCTGTTCCCGGCGGTCGCGCTCGTGTGGTTCGTCGCCGGCACGATCGCCTGGCGGCGGCGGCCGAGCAGTCGCACGGGTCTGCTCCTCCAGGTCGGCGGCATCGCGTTGCTCGCGAGCGGCCTGCTGAACACCGGCATCGAGTTCGGCATCGTCGTCGGCAGCGTCTTCGCCACCGTCATCGTCGCGGTCATCATGCACCTGCTGCTCGCATTCCCCTCGGGCCGGCTGCCCGACGCGATCTCGCGCACGCTCGTGGTCGCCGGGTACGTCATCGCGCTCGTGCTGCAGACCCCGATCTACGTGTGGGGCTTCGGCGTGTTCTCGC
Coding sequences within it:
- a CDS encoding M13 family metallopeptidase, with translation MTDVALPSGITLDELDEGVRPQDDLFRHVNGKWIERTDIPADKARYGSFYVLHEAAEEAVRDIIVESQQAEPGTEARKVGDLYASFLNEERAELLGVTPIAGQLLEVSLVNSIGSFVETLGRLERQGVSGFAQLYVDNDPGDPERYLVFVEQGGIGLPDESYFREERFQPIREAYRAHLERMLRLAQLDDAAERAARVFELETEIAKSHWNNVDSRDTEKTYNLKSWADASALAFPGAEPASSGLSVWRDAMGVPAGAFDELVVRQPSFVQGLGALLTDDRLPAWRDWLAWQVVRSSAAYLSSDLVEANFDFYGRTLTGTPQMRERWKRGVSLVEGAMGEAVGRIYVERHFPPAAKEAMDELVANLVLAYRESIEGLDWMGEATKQKALDKLSKFTPKIGYPVKWRDYSSLEIDAADLVGNVRATAEFEFNRELGKIGKPIDRDEWFMTPQTINAYYNPGFNEIVFPAAILQFPFFDAGRDAAANYGAIGAVIGHEIGHGFDDQGSKFDGDGRLTDWWTADDRAGFEERTKALIEQYDALVPAQLADGDASAEASAAGEAEGEGEGEAAATGAPHVNGALTIGENIGDLGGLSIAWKAYVLSQGGDVDGAPEIDGYTAVQRFFLSWAQAWQQKARDEEVTRLLAIDPHSPNEFRCNQIVRNIDEFYTGFGVTEDDTLWLDPAERVTIW